The following coding sequences lie in one Glycine max cultivar Williams 82 chromosome 19, Glycine_max_v4.0, whole genome shotgun sequence genomic window:
- the LOC100781868 gene encoding carbonic anhydrase, chloroplastic isoform 2 (isoform 2 is encoded by transcript variant 2): MSTSSINGWCLSSISPAKTSLKKATLGPSVFATVSTPSSPSSSSSSSFPSLIQDRPVFAAPAPIITPTVREDMAKEYEQAIEELQKLLREKSELKATAAEKVEQITASLGTSSSDGIPSSEASDRIKAGFIHFKKEKYDKNPALYGELAKGQSPKFMVFACSDSRVCPSHVLDFQPGEAFVVRNVANIVPPYDQSKYAGTGAAVEYAVLHLKVSEIVVIGHSACGGIKGLLSFPYDGTYSTDFIEEWVKIGLPAKAKVKTQHGDAPFAELCSHCEKEAVNVSLGNLLTYPFVRDGLVNKTLSLKGGYYDFVKGSFELWGLQFGLASSFSVKDVATILHWKL, from the exons ATGTCGACCTCTTCCATTAACGGGTGGTGCCTCTCTTCCATCTCCCCAGCCAAAACCTCTCTCAAGAAGGCCACATTAGGCCCTTCTGTCTTCGCAACCGTTAGCactccttcttctccttcttcttcttcttcttcttccttcccttCTCTCATTCAAGACAGGCCTGTCTTTGCTGCCCCTGCCCCCATCATCACCCCAACTGTG aGAGAGGATATGGCAAAGGAATACGAGCAAGCTATTGAAGAACTCCAGAAATTGTTGAG GGAGAAGAGTGAACTCAAAGCCACAGCTGCTGAGAAAGTGGAGCAGATAACAGCTTCTCTGGGAACATCATCATCTGATGGCATCCCATCATCAGAAGCCTCAGACAGGATCAAAGCTGGTTTCATTCACTTCAAGAAGGAGAAATATGA CAAGAATCCAGCTTTGTATGGTGAACTTGCCAAAGGCCAGAGCCccaag tTTATGGTGTTTGCTTGCTCAGACTCAAGGGTGTGCCCATCTCATGTGCTAGATTTCCAACCAGGAGAGGCCTTTGTGGTCAGAAATGTTGCTAACATTGTCCCACCATATGACCAG TCAAAATACGCTGGAACTGGGGCAGCAGTTGAGTATGCTGTTTTGCATCTTAAG GTGTCTGAGATTGTGGTCATTGGACACAGTGCTTGTGGTGGTATTAAGGGGCTTCTGTCTTTCCCATATGATGGAACCTACTCTAC TGATTTTATTGAGGAGTGGGTCAAAATTGGCTTGCCTGCAAAGGCAAAGGTGAAGACACAACATGGGGATGCACCTTTTGCTGAGTTGTGCTCACACTGTGAGAAG GAAGCTGTGAATGTTTCCCTTGGAAACCTTCTAACATACCCATTTGTTAGAGATGGCTTGGTGAACAAGACATTGTCACTAAAAGGAGGATACTATGACTTTGTTAAGGGATCTTTTGAGCTCTGGGGCCTTCAGTTTGGCCTTGCATCCTCTTTCTCC gTTAAAGATGTGGCCACCATTCTGCATTGGAAGCTATAG
- the LOC100781868 gene encoding carbonic anhydrase, chloroplastic isoform 1 (isoform 1 is encoded by transcript variant 1): protein MSTSSINGWCLSSISPAKTSLKKATLGPSVFATVSTPSSPSSSSSSSFPSLIQDRPVFAAPAPIITPTVREDMAKEYEQAIEELQKLLREKSELKATAAEKVEQITASLGTSSSDGIPSSEASDRIKAGFIHFKKEKYDKNPALYGELAKGQSPKFMVFACSDSRVCPSHVLDFQPGEAFVVRNVANIVPPYDQSKYAGTGAAVEYAVLHLKVSEIVVIGHSACGGIKGLLSFPYDGTYSTDFIEEWVKIGLPAKAKVKTQHGDAPFAELCSHCEKEAVNVSLGNLLTYPFVRDGLVNKTLSLKGGYYDFVKGSFELWGLQFGLASSFSV, encoded by the exons ATGTCGACCTCTTCCATTAACGGGTGGTGCCTCTCTTCCATCTCCCCAGCCAAAACCTCTCTCAAGAAGGCCACATTAGGCCCTTCTGTCTTCGCAACCGTTAGCactccttcttctccttcttcttcttcttcttcttccttcccttCTCTCATTCAAGACAGGCCTGTCTTTGCTGCCCCTGCCCCCATCATCACCCCAACTGTG aGAGAGGATATGGCAAAGGAATACGAGCAAGCTATTGAAGAACTCCAGAAATTGTTGAG GGAGAAGAGTGAACTCAAAGCCACAGCTGCTGAGAAAGTGGAGCAGATAACAGCTTCTCTGGGAACATCATCATCTGATGGCATCCCATCATCAGAAGCCTCAGACAGGATCAAAGCTGGTTTCATTCACTTCAAGAAGGAGAAATATGA CAAGAATCCAGCTTTGTATGGTGAACTTGCCAAAGGCCAGAGCCccaag tTTATGGTGTTTGCTTGCTCAGACTCAAGGGTGTGCCCATCTCATGTGCTAGATTTCCAACCAGGAGAGGCCTTTGTGGTCAGAAATGTTGCTAACATTGTCCCACCATATGACCAG TCAAAATACGCTGGAACTGGGGCAGCAGTTGAGTATGCTGTTTTGCATCTTAAG GTGTCTGAGATTGTGGTCATTGGACACAGTGCTTGTGGTGGTATTAAGGGGCTTCTGTCTTTCCCATATGATGGAACCTACTCTAC TGATTTTATTGAGGAGTGGGTCAAAATTGGCTTGCCTGCAAAGGCAAAGGTGAAGACACAACATGGGGATGCACCTTTTGCTGAGTTGTGCTCACACTGTGAGAAG GAAGCTGTGAATGTTTCCCTTGGAAACCTTCTAACATACCCATTTGTTAGAGATGGCTTGGTGAACAAGACATTGTCACTAAAAGGAGGATACTATGACTTTGTTAAGGGATCTTTTGAGCTCTGGGGCCTTCAGTTTGGCCTTGCATCCTCTTTCTCCGTATGA
- the LOC100781868 gene encoding carbonic anhydrase, chloroplastic isoform 3 (isoform 3 is encoded by transcript variant 3) has product MAKEYEQAIEELQKLLREKSELKATAAEKVEQITASLGTSSSDGIPSSEASDRIKAGFIHFKKEKYDKNPALYGELAKGQSPKFMVFACSDSRVCPSHVLDFQPGEAFVVRNVANIVPPYDQSKYAGTGAAVEYAVLHLKVSEIVVIGHSACGGIKGLLSFPYDGTYSTDFIEEWVKIGLPAKAKVKTQHGDAPFAELCSHCEKEAVNVSLGNLLTYPFVRDGLVNKTLSLKGGYYDFVKGSFELWGLQFGLASSFSVKDVATILHWKL; this is encoded by the exons ATGGCAAAGGAATACGAGCAAGCTATTGAAGAACTCCAGAAATTGTTGAG GGAGAAGAGTGAACTCAAAGCCACAGCTGCTGAGAAAGTGGAGCAGATAACAGCTTCTCTGGGAACATCATCATCTGATGGCATCCCATCATCAGAAGCCTCAGACAGGATCAAAGCTGGTTTCATTCACTTCAAGAAGGAGAAATATGA CAAGAATCCAGCTTTGTATGGTGAACTTGCCAAAGGCCAGAGCCccaag tTTATGGTGTTTGCTTGCTCAGACTCAAGGGTGTGCCCATCTCATGTGCTAGATTTCCAACCAGGAGAGGCCTTTGTGGTCAGAAATGTTGCTAACATTGTCCCACCATATGACCAG TCAAAATACGCTGGAACTGGGGCAGCAGTTGAGTATGCTGTTTTGCATCTTAAG GTGTCTGAGATTGTGGTCATTGGACACAGTGCTTGTGGTGGTATTAAGGGGCTTCTGTCTTTCCCATATGATGGAACCTACTCTAC TGATTTTATTGAGGAGTGGGTCAAAATTGGCTTGCCTGCAAAGGCAAAGGTGAAGACACAACATGGGGATGCACCTTTTGCTGAGTTGTGCTCACACTGTGAGAAG GAAGCTGTGAATGTTTCCCTTGGAAACCTTCTAACATACCCATTTGTTAGAGATGGCTTGGTGAACAAGACATTGTCACTAAAAGGAGGATACTATGACTTTGTTAAGGGATCTTTTGAGCTCTGGGGCCTTCAGTTTGGCCTTGCATCCTCTTTCTCC gTTAAAGATGTGGCCACCATTCTGCATTGGAAGCTATAG
- the LOC100783304 gene encoding Protease Do-like 1, chloroplastic-like, with the protein MATCSLISTLFPSPSSSSFSLSRSSSNTTKPTTIHLSKSLHLQTPILFLLRPPNPKPTLPIIPLFPKLTIPNSLLLLCTSLALSFTLLLSPADSAAAFVVTSPRKLQSDELATVRLFQENTPSVVYITNLAVKQDAFTLDVLEVPQGSGSGFVWDKEGHIVTNYHVIRGASDLKVTLADQSTYDANVVGFDQDKDVAVLRVDAPKDKLRPIPIGVSADLLVGQKVYAIGNPFGLDHTLTTGVISGLRREISSAATGRPIQDVIQTDAAINPGNSGGPLLDSSGNLIGINTAIYSPSGASSGVGFSIPVDTVNGIVDQLVKFGKVTRPILGIKFAPDQSVEQLGVSGVLVLDAPANGPAGKAGLQSTKRDSYGRLILGDIITSVNDKKVTNGSDLYRILDQCKVGDKVIVEVLRGDHKEKIPVILEPKPDES; encoded by the exons ATGGCCACTTGTTCACTCATTTCCACACTCttcccttctccttcttcttcttctttttcactcTCTCGTTCTTCCTCAAACACCACCAAACCAACCACCATTCACCTCTCCAAATCCCTCCATCTCCAAACTCCCATCCTCTTCCTCCTTCGCCCCCCAAACCCAAAACCGACACTTCCAATAATACCCCTCTTCCCCAAACTCACCATTCCCAactcccttctccttctctgcACCTCCCTCGCTCTCTCCTTCACTCTCCTCCTCTCCCCCGCCGACTCCGCCGCCGCCTTTGTTGTCACCTCCCCAAGGAAGCTCCAGTCCGATGAACTCGCCACCGTCCGCCTCTTCCAAGAGAACACTCCCTCCGTTGTCTACATAACCAACCTTGCTGTCAA GCAGGATGCGTTTACATTGGACGTGTTGGAGGTTCCTCAGGGGTCAGGATCTGGCTTTGTTTGGGATAAGGAGGGTCATATTGTGACCAATTATCACGTTATCCGTGGTGCCTCTGATCTCAA GGTCACTCTTGCTGACCAGTCAACTTACGATGCCAACGTTGTTGGTTTTGACCAAGACAAGGATGTTGCGGTGCTGCGTGTTGACGCACCTAAAGACAAGCTCAGGCCTATACCTATTGGGGTCTCTGCTGACCTGCTTGTTGGTCAGAAGGTTTATGCTATTGGGAACCCG TTTGGACTTGACCACACACTCACAACTGGTGTCATTAG TGGACTTCGGCGAGAAATTAGTTCTGCTGCAACTGGTCGTCCAATTCAAGATGTTATACAGACAGATGCAGCAATTAATCCTGGCAACAGTGGAGGGCCTCTCTTAGATAGTTCTGGAAACCTCATTGGGATAAATACAGCAATATATTCCCCATCTGGTGCATCCTCTGGTGTTGGATTTTCTATTCCAGTGGACACT GTAAATGGTATTGTTGACCAGTTGGTGAAGTTTGGGAAGGTTACAagacctattttagggattaagTTTGCCCCTGATCAGTCTGTGGAGCAGTTGGGAGTAAGTGGAGTGCTTGTCTTAGATGCTCCTGCCAATGGTCCTGCTGGGAAAGCA GGCTTGCAATCAACAAAGCGTGACTCTTATGGTAGACTCATTTTAGGTGACATCATAACATCTGTGAATGATAAGAAGGTTACTAATGGAAGTGATTTATACAGAATTCTTGACCAGTGTAAAGTGGGTGATAAG GTGATTGTGGAGGTGTTGAGAGGTGACCACAAGGAGAAGATACCCGTCATTCTGGAGCCAAAGCCTGATGAATCATGA